CGTTGAATACGATTTGCGCAACGATTATCTGCGCCATTTGCAACGCATGTCGCGTGCATTTTTCAACCGCCACCCCACCGGCGATTTGATGGCGCGTGCCACTAACGATTTGAACAGCGTGCGCGCCGTGCTCGGGCCGGGCATCATGTACGCCTCCAACACGATTGTCGTCGGCGTCGGCGCGTTTATTTTGATGATGTTGATGAGTTGGAAACTGACGCTGCTGGCCATGCTGATTCTGCCGCTGATGGTGGTGATCGTCAAATTTACGATGGATAAGATCCACGCGGCCTACACCAAAATTCAGGAACAATTTTCCAAAATCACGGCGCGCGCGCAGGAGAATCTTTCCGGCATTCGCGTGATCAAATCGTATTTGCGCGAGGATTACGAGATTGAGCAATTCAGCAAGCTCAATCAGGATTACATGCAGCAAAACATCGCGCTGGGAAAAGTGGAGGGCTTGTTGTGGTCCGGCATGGGCACGCTCTCCGGCGCGGGTATTTTGCTGCTGTTGTGGATTGGCGGCCTGGAAGTGATTCACGACAAATTGAGTTGGGGCGAGTTTGTCGCGTTTGTGGCCTACATCGGCATGCTCACCTGGCCGATGATTGCGCTCGGTTGGGTGATCAACGTCATGCAGCAAGGTGCGGCCTCCATGGGGCGCATCAACCGCATTATGAGCGAAGAGCCGGACATTCGCGACAGCGAGCACACCAATTTTGCCATCTCAAAGGTGCGCGGCGAGATCGAGTTTCGCCAGGTCGGCTTTCGTTATAACGAATCGGCGTGGGCGTTGCGACATATCAATCTCAAGATTCATGCCGGCATGACGCTCGCTATTGTAGGGCATACCGGCAGCGGCAAATCCACGCTGGTAAATCTCATCCCGCGCCTGTTCGATCCGACCGAAGGGCAAATTCTGATCGATGGCATCGATGTTCGCCAAATTCCGCTTGCCCGGTTGCGCCGCGAGATCGGCTTTGTGCCGCAAGAAACATTTCTGTTTTCAGACACGATTCGTGAAAACGTCACGTTCG
This is a stretch of genomic DNA from Cytophagia bacterium CHB2. It encodes these proteins:
- a CDS encoding ABC transporter ATP-binding protein — protein: MSDASKSEKKKTGLSELRSLASLLPYLKKYRGRIFLGGVFIFVTNIFALLGPKVLQHAIDTLRTDLTSQRLLLSAGLILLVSASEGFFRYWMRQTIIVVSRFVEYDLRNDYLRHLQRMSRAFFNRHPTGDLMARATNDLNSVRAVLGPGIMYASNTIVVGVGAFILMMLMSWKLTLLAMLILPLMVVIVKFTMDKIHAAYTKIQEQFSKITARAQENLSGIRVIKSYLREDYEIEQFSKLNQDYMQQNIALGKVEGLLWSGMGTLSGAGILLLLWIGGLEVIHDKLSWGEFVAFVAYIGMLTWPMIALGWVINVMQQGAASMGRINRIMSEEPDIRDSEHTNFAISKVRGEIEFRQVGFRYNESAWALRHINLKIHAGMTLAIVGHTGSGKSTLVNLIPRLFDPTEGQILIDGIDVRQIPLARLRREIGFVPQETFLFSDTIRENVTFGIENGNGESMHSVATIARVREEIDSFPDRFETLLGERGINLSGGQKQRVAIARAIIRQPSILILDDALSSVDTYTEDEILRGLRGVMRERTSIIISHRVSTVRDADLIIVLKDGEIVEKGTHDLLIEKDGIYAELSRLQQWEEDLETL